The following DNA comes from Picosynechococcus sp. PCC 7003.
GAAATTAATCCCCCGACCAATAAAAATAAAGTCCTGGGTATCAGCGAAGTTATGGGCCAGTTCTTCGATGCTTTTTTCTTGATCCGCCAGGATCGACTCAATTTGGGTTGGAATCTGCTGTAATCCGGTAACAATGTGCTGGAGTTTTTCAGGGGAAAGGGTTTGCCGCCGGGTTGCCAACTCCAGGGCCAGGAAATAAAAGCTCATAAGTTGAGCCGTAAAGGTTTTCGTCGCCGCAACGCCAATTTCAATGCCCGCATGGGTATAGAGCACTTGGTCAACAAGGTGGGTGATCGTGCTTTCTGAACGATTGGTAATGCCCAGGAGCCGAGCCTTGAGGTGATCGTTGTGGTGTAGACGACGCTCTTTTTCCATTTCTAGGGCGGCGATCGTATCGGCAGTTTCACCGGACTGGGTCACGCCAATGGTCAAGGTATTGGCCATGATCGGTGAAGGAGAATAGCGAAACTCCGAGGCATAGTGCACAAAGGTGGGAATGCCGGCGAGTTGTTCGAGTAAATATTTCCCCACGAGGCTAGCGTGCCAACTGGTACCACAGGCGACAATTTGGATGTGGTCGATGTTTTCGAGAAATGTGGGGTCATTGATACCGAGGTTGATCGGCTGGGCTACTTCGGGGTTGAGATAGACTTCGAGGTTGGTGCGCACCACCGCCGGCTGCTCATAGATTTCCTTGAGCATGTAGTGTCGGAAGCCTTGTTTCTCGACTTGGCCTGGGTTCCAGTCGAGGGTGCGGGGGGCTTTTTTGAGGCGATCGCCCGCAAAATTATAAATTTCCATCCCCAGGGGCGTCATCCGGGCCATCTCACCATTTTCGAGGGTCAGCACCGCCCGCGTGTGGGGGATTAACGCCGTAATATCCGAGGCACAGAAAAATTCCCCCTGGCCAAACCCTAGGGTCAAGGGTGCTTGCTGCCGGGCGACGATCAGCTCATCGGGATAGTCAACACAAATGACGGCGATCGCAAAGGCCCCTTCCAACCGTTGCACAGCCTTTTGTACCGCTGCGAGGAGGGGTTCCGGTTCAGATTTTGTCGTCTGGAGCACATCCGCAATCAGATGGGGAATGACTTCCGTATCCGTTTCCGACAAGAACACATAACCTTTGCCCTGGAGTTCTTCCCGTAGCTCTCGGTAATTTTCCACGATGCCATTTTGCACCACGGCCACCCGTTGCGCCATGTCCAAGTGGGGGTGAGCATTATGTTCTTCTGGTTTGCCATGGGTTGCCCAGCGGGTATGGCCAATACCAATGGTGGCGGGAATCGTATTTCCTTCTAATTTTTCCCGGAGCCGGTATAGCTTACCCTTCGCCCGTACCGAGTGAAGTTTTTCTTGCCAGATGGTGGCGATGCCCGCCGAATCATAACCCCGGTATTCCAGCCGTTCTAGGCCCGAGACCAGAATATCTGTTGCTGCTTGCGTGCCTAAATATCCCACAATGCCACACATAAAATCAGGTCTCCCTACACGAAAAATGAGCCGTTACTATCCTATTATCTTTAACCTTGAATTTTTGTTTTTGTTCCCTAGAAACGGTCGGATTCTGGAACAGTAGTTGTTCCAGGCTGATTAAGGAAGAGATTTCCCGCCGCATCATTTTGATAAATACAGTTAATACTCGGTGATCCTTGTAGACTCCCGGTATAACCAAAGGTATTCATGCGCCGCTTACAGTCGTTGACTTGTTCTGAGGTGACGAGGTTTTGGCGTTCGAGAATCGCCCAGTTATTTTGCCGAATCACACAGCCTGGCTCCATCTGGGGTTGGGTGACAAAGACGTTGAAGGGATTTAAGGTCACAAAGATTTTCATGTCTGTCACGATGGCACTCGCACCAAATTGCTGACAAAGTTCAGCATCGGGGGCCTGGCGGTCAATTTCCAGGCGAGAATCAATACTTGTCGGGTTAAGATTGGTACTGGAGCTAAAGCCGATGCCCACCGTAACCCCTAGGACAAAAATTCCCCCAAACAATGCCAGAGTTGCATAGTTGAAGTTAAAGAGGGACTTTTTGGGTTCCCGTTCGGGATACCTCGGACGGTCGTAGGAAGGGCGATCGTAACGTGAACGAGTTTGACGTTTCATCAGCGGATATCTATGGGGACCAGCGGCTCCACCAAGTCGATACTTTGTTAAGTGATCATTCTATCCACTATAGCGATTTACTACTCCACCCGGAGCTTATCTCGAGGTTTTCCATGGCGGATCGGCACACACTAGTTTTATTGGACATTCTCATTTCGGCGCGGTTAGCGATTAATTACCTGGCAGATCTGAGTTGGACGGAGTTCCTCGGCAATATTGTTGTGCAGGATGCGGTGATTCGGCGGCTCGAAATTATGGGTCTGGCGGCGCGGAATATTCCCAAGGTGATGCATCCGGAACTCCCCCAAGTGCCTTGGTTTGAACTAGAGGCGATCGCCAAAACCATGAGTGAAGACTACGAAGCGGTTAATATCGCCTTTGTTTGGGATCTGGTGCGTAATGATTTGCCGGTTTGGGCGGAGGCTTTGGAAGTGATTTTGCCGGAAAATCTCCATGTCTAGGGATGGTATTTAAATCTGTTACCCACGACACTTGGGGCCGACAGTTGTGGTTTGTGCGCCACGGAAATCGCTTGGATTTTGTGCAACCGGCTTGGTTTACGACGGCTCTCTATCCCTACGATCCGCCCCTTTGTCCCGCTGGCCACCGCCAGGCCCAGGAGTTAGGCGATCGCCTCGCCCAAGAAACGATCCACCACATTTTCACCTCCCCTTTCTTGCGCACGATCCAAACGGGTCAGTACTGCGCCCAACGTTTAAACCTCTCTCTGAAGCTAGAGCCGGGCCTGGGGGAATGGCATAATCCCGCCTGGATGACCCGCCCGCCGCTGACTCACCCCAAAGGATTCTTGCGTCAAAACTGCGTCAATATCGACTGGCACTACCAGGAAAAATATTTGCCCCGCTACCCCGAAAATCTTGCCCAGGTGAAGCGACGGACGATTCTGACCCTCCAGCAGTTACTCAAATCCTATGCTGGCAACTTGCTTTTCATCGGCCACAAAGTTCCCCTAGGCATTTGTCTGAGTTACCTACTGGGGGACACCAAAACCATGAGCCCCGATGTGTGTGCTCTCAATCAACTGGTTAACATTGGCGATCGCTGGTTTTGGCAACGGCAAAATGAGACCCATTTTTTGACAGACCCAGGCATTAAGGTCGCCCCCTAAAGCATCAATTCACCAAGTCTCTGCCGGGGAAATTCCCAGAAATATTGTAATATTGCTCCCATTACTGGGCAAAAATCACCATGAAAAACGAAGCGAACGGCCAATCTTCCCCTTGCTTTCCTGTCAGCC
Coding sequences within:
- a CDS encoding DUF86 domain-containing protein: MADRHTLVLLDILISARLAINYLADLSWTEFLGNIVVQDAVIRRLEIMGLAARNIPKVMHPELPQVPWFELEAIAKTMSEDYEAVNIAFVWDLVRNDLPVWAEALEVILPENLHV
- a CDS encoding DUF3172 domain-containing protein, with product MKRQTRSRYDRPSYDRPRYPEREPKKSLFNFNYATLALFGGIFVLGVTVGIGFSSSTNLNPTSIDSRLEIDRQAPDAELCQQFGASAIVTDMKIFVTLNPFNVFVTQPQMEPGCVIRQNNWAILERQNLVTSEQVNDCKRRMNTFGYTGSLQGSPSINCIYQNDAAGNLFLNQPGTTTVPESDRF
- a CDS encoding histidine phosphatase family protein; amino-acid sequence: MVFKSVTHDTWGRQLWFVRHGNRLDFVQPAWFTTALYPYDPPLCPAGHRQAQELGDRLAQETIHHIFTSPFLRTIQTGQYCAQRLNLSLKLEPGLGEWHNPAWMTRPPLTHPKGFLRQNCVNIDWHYQEKYLPRYPENLAQVKRRTILTLQQLLKSYAGNLLFIGHKVPLGICLSYLLGDTKTMSPDVCALNQLVNIGDRWFWQRQNETHFLTDPGIKVAP
- the glmS gene encoding glutamine--fructose-6-phosphate transaminase (isomerizing) yields the protein MCGIVGYLGTQAATDILVSGLERLEYRGYDSAGIATIWQEKLHSVRAKGKLYRLREKLEGNTIPATIGIGHTRWATHGKPEEHNAHPHLDMAQRVAVVQNGIVENYRELREELQGKGYVFLSETDTEVIPHLIADVLQTTKSEPEPLLAAVQKAVQRLEGAFAIAVICVDYPDELIVARQQAPLTLGFGQGEFFCASDITALIPHTRAVLTLENGEMARMTPLGMEIYNFAGDRLKKAPRTLDWNPGQVEKQGFRHYMLKEIYEQPAVVRTNLEVYLNPEVAQPINLGINDPTFLENIDHIQIVACGTSWHASLVGKYLLEQLAGIPTFVHYASEFRYSPSPIMANTLTIGVTQSGETADTIAALEMEKERRLHHNDHLKARLLGITNRSESTITHLVDQVLYTHAGIEIGVAATKTFTAQLMSFYFLALELATRRQTLSPEKLQHIVTGLQQIPTQIESILADQEKSIEELAHNFADTQDFIFIGRGINFPIALEGALKLKEISYIHAEGYPAGEMKHGPIALLDAKVPVVAIAMPGDIYEKVISNAQEAKARDALLIGVTALDDTEATQTFDEVLPVAAVDEILSPLLAVIPLQLLSYHIAARRGLDVDQPRNLAKSVTVE